From the genome of Oscillatoria sp. FACHB-1407, one region includes:
- a CDS encoding glycosyltransferase family 9 protein, with the protein MRDIRQILFVELLGGIGDLLMALPAIHAVGRSHPQAQMTVLTFAPGGELLQHDPLVHRVVIAPRGQARFTLDGLLMNDQFDLIVSDTNYDGIADAIHDYKVRSPRNPVVVTNLWRSPPPDQRVTDRFLTLLLSDGLIQLDAVTWNQPHLYLTPSERTIARQSLGAAYRPLVVLCPDAGMAIKRWSSQHFITVGKALQQQYGATIVVPVGSDVDQATAIARGIGGTAQIWQSGSLRSFAAMLAEADLAIAADTGPARIAAALQVPTITLFGPSWHGRYGQPEPHVNLQGFPECPERNIANFTEQACWYSGQCPYEWKTCLEDISPMSVLETAVRLLNQRDIQQSSNTVNIIHLKAQQTGLAEPWRSLRNLLVMRLDNIGDVMMTSPVLRSLKENLPDARLTLMASPGGALTEPLLPWVDEVLPWRVLWQDLGRLDFNPDREWELIETLSQRQFDAAIILTSFSQSPHPAGLICALAGIPLRLGESKEQDLGTLTHAISPAPDDLHQVERNLRLIESVGFKVSDRGLALHIPVVSPLRGTESLPYLVLNPWTSCQSRNYFSDRFAQAARQLSEITGWSVVVTGVEKDRERATDLLVTLGARAIDLIGKTSLSELVALIAEAKLVLTNNTSTMHIADATGTPSVILFAGTELERQWKPRYSPTRLLRRPTVCNPCYAFHCPHELECLNITPEAVVAAALELLKE; encoded by the coding sequence ATGAGAGACATTCGTCAGATTTTATTTGTTGAATTACTCGGTGGCATTGGCGATCTGCTGATGGCATTGCCTGCTATTCATGCGGTGGGGCGATCGCACCCTCAAGCCCAGATGACGGTGTTGACGTTTGCCCCTGGAGGTGAGTTGCTGCAACATGACCCCCTGGTGCATCGAGTGGTGATTGCGCCTAGAGGACAAGCCCGATTTACGTTAGATGGGCTACTGATGAACGACCAGTTTGATCTGATTGTTTCAGACACGAATTATGACGGTATTGCCGATGCCATTCACGACTACAAAGTGCGATCGCCTCGCAACCCTGTAGTAGTGACGAATTTGTGGCGATCGCCCCCACCGGATCAGCGGGTTACGGATCGATTTCTCACGCTGTTGCTGTCTGATGGCTTAATTCAACTGGATGCTGTCACCTGGAACCAACCGCATTTGTATCTGACCCCAAGCGAACGGACGATCGCGCGTCAGTCCTTGGGTGCTGCCTATCGTCCCTTAGTTGTGCTCTGTCCAGATGCAGGGATGGCAATCAAACGCTGGTCGTCTCAGCATTTCATTACCGTTGGCAAGGCACTGCAACAGCAGTATGGGGCAACGATTGTGGTTCCGGTCGGTTCCGATGTGGATCAGGCAACGGCGATCGCGCGGGGTATCGGTGGAACTGCCCAGATCTGGCAGTCGGGATCACTCCGAAGTTTTGCAGCGATGTTGGCAGAGGCGGATCTGGCGATCGCTGCTGATACAGGTCCGGCTCGGATTGCGGCTGCGCTGCAAGTTCCCACCATTACTCTGTTTGGTCCTTCGTGGCATGGGCGGTATGGACAACCTGAACCCCACGTCAATTTACAGGGCTTTCCGGAGTGCCCGGAGCGCAATATCGCCAACTTCACGGAACAAGCCTGCTGGTATAGCGGACAGTGTCCCTACGAGTGGAAAACTTGCCTGGAGGACATTTCGCCAATGTCGGTCTTAGAGACAGCCGTTCGGTTGTTGAATCAGCGAGACATTCAACAGTCCTCCAATACGGTCAATATCATCCATCTGAAAGCCCAACAGACAGGGTTAGCTGAACCCTGGCGATCGCTACGAAATCTGCTTGTGATGCGGTTAGACAACATTGGAGATGTGATGATGACCAGTCCAGTGTTGCGATCGCTGAAGGAAAACTTGCCGGATGCCAGACTGACGTTGATGGCAAGTCCTGGAGGTGCGTTGACAGAGCCACTGTTGCCCTGGGTGGATGAGGTGTTGCCGTGGCGCGTGCTGTGGCAAGATTTGGGGCGATTGGACTTTAATCCCGATCGCGAATGGGAATTAATCGAAACCCTGAGCCAACGCCAGTTTGATGCAGCGATTATTCTCACGAGTTTCAGTCAGAGTCCCCATCCGGCAGGGCTGATCTGTGCGCTGGCGGGTATTCCTCTGCGGTTAGGCGAATCGAAGGAACAGGATTTAGGAACACTGACCCACGCGATCTCACCTGCTCCGGATGACCTGCATCAGGTGGAGCGTAATTTGCGGTTGATTGAATCGGTAGGATTTAAAGTGAGCGATCGCGGTTTGGCGTTACATATTCCTGTGGTCTCTCCCCTACGCGGCACGGAATCCTTGCCCTATTTGGTTTTGAATCCCTGGACGAGTTGCCAATCGCGCAACTATTTCAGCGATCGCTTTGCTCAGGCGGCGCGTCAATTGAGTGAAATTACCGGATGGTCGGTTGTCGTCACAGGGGTCGAAAAAGATCGTGAGCGTGCCACTGATTTGTTAGTTACGCTGGGTGCTCGTGCAATCGATTTAATTGGCAAAACCAGCCTGTCCGAATTAGTTGCCCTCATTGCTGAAGCAAAACTGGTACTGACCAACAACACCTCTACAATGCACATTGCTGATGCGACAGGGACTCCTAGCGTGATTCTCTTTGCAGGCACCGAGTTAGAACGTCAGTGGAAGCCGCGTTACAGTCCCACCCGATTGTTACGCCGACCCACAGTGTGCAACCCCTGCTACGCCTTCCATTGTCCCCATGAATTGGAATGTCTGAATATCACACCGGAAGCTGTTGTCGCGGCGGCGTTGGAACTCTTAAAAGAGTGA
- the gorA gene encoding glutathione-disulfide reductase: MAYDYDLVVIGAGPGGLSAAKRAAHYGAKVAIAEREALGGVCLNRGCIPKTLMAYASRFQQWIEDARCYGWQVGEAQFHWHQFRQARDQEVDCARQSHTKTLAKAGVDLIPESAVFVDPHTLKLGDRRVTADKLLIAVGGKPIKPDIPGIEHCVTSREMFALEELPKRLVIMGAGYIGVEFSSTFRGYGVEVMLINADDEILSGFDDDLRKAVHNGLTERGVEMWCKTKAKEVEPVTDGLRVTLSGDCPETITADLVLCAIGRTPNLEELQLEQAGVEVQEKAIAVDDQYRTSQSHIFAVGDCTNRVPLTPVARTEGRIFADIHFGNQPGQLQYDLIPSAVFSHPQAAGVGLTEAKAREQYGEEAIACQRIEFQPLLNRLLDHPTSPDLFKIIAEKSSGRVLGVHLVGDQVADLIQGIGLAMHQGVTQHDFETMIGVHPTAAEELFS; encoded by the coding sequence ATGGCATACGATTACGATTTGGTGGTGATTGGCGCGGGTCCGGGAGGGCTATCTGCGGCTAAGCGTGCCGCTCACTATGGTGCGAAAGTGGCGATCGCAGAACGAGAGGCTCTGGGAGGGGTATGTCTGAACCGGGGTTGTATTCCCAAAACGTTGATGGCGTATGCCTCGCGCTTTCAGCAATGGATCGAAGATGCTCGTTGCTATGGGTGGCAGGTGGGAGAGGCTCAGTTTCACTGGCACCAGTTTCGTCAAGCACGCGATCAGGAAGTCGATTGCGCCCGACAAAGCCATACCAAAACCCTCGCAAAGGCAGGGGTTGACTTGATTCCAGAATCCGCCGTTTTTGTCGATCCCCATACTTTGAAACTGGGCGATCGCAGAGTAACGGCTGACAAACTGTTGATTGCGGTTGGGGGGAAGCCAATCAAGCCCGATATTCCTGGCATTGAGCACTGTGTCACGTCGCGGGAGATGTTTGCTCTGGAGGAATTGCCCAAACGGTTAGTGATTATGGGTGCGGGTTACATCGGCGTGGAGTTTAGCAGTACGTTTCGGGGCTATGGCGTTGAAGTCATGCTGATCAATGCCGATGATGAGATCCTATCGGGCTTTGATGATGACCTGAGAAAGGCAGTCCACAACGGCTTGACGGAACGGGGTGTTGAGATGTGGTGCAAGACCAAAGCGAAAGAGGTTGAGCCAGTCACGGATGGGTTGCGGGTAACCCTCTCTGGGGATTGCCCCGAAACGATTACGGCGGATCTAGTTTTGTGTGCCATTGGGCGCACTCCCAACCTGGAGGAACTGCAATTGGAGCAGGCAGGCGTTGAGGTTCAAGAGAAGGCGATCGCGGTAGACGACCAATACCGCACCAGTCAATCTCATATTTTTGCGGTGGGCGACTGCACGAATCGCGTCCCTTTAACTCCAGTCGCTCGCACAGAAGGACGCATTTTTGCCGATATTCACTTTGGTAATCAGCCCGGTCAACTCCAGTATGATCTCATTCCCTCTGCCGTTTTTTCCCATCCTCAGGCAGCAGGCGTGGGGCTAACCGAAGCCAAAGCACGAGAGCAGTATGGGGAAGAAGCGATCGCCTGCCAGCGCATTGAATTTCAACCTCTGTTGAATCGATTGCTCGACCATCCCACATCGCCCGATCTGTTTAAGATAATTGCGGAAAAGTCGTCAGGTCGTGTCTTAGGCGTCCATTTGGTTGGGGATCAAGTCGCTGATTTGATTCAAGGAATTGGATTAGCTATGCATCAGGGTGTCACGCAACACGACTTTGAAACGATGATCGGCGTTCATCCCACAGCGGCGGAGGAGTTGTTTAGTTAG
- a CDS encoding glycosyltransferase — MPGNLKNKATVAIIAGTYHPDRCGVAHYTLHLREALAQREITSLVLTTHAAAQTQDATVIGAVTRWRLADLPSLVQTVHRTKADLLHIQHAAGTYGFDRTIFLLPLALRLSGWRSPIVTTIHEYGWWEWQPKWLPAPWVETLKTWGQQRSWWDREDGFLLTQSDAIITTNADAQQVVTSRLPHLTHRVQQIPIGANIAIAPIPQTQARQVLRQRCGWADDTVIFAFFGFLHPVKGLETLLSAFRQIAATHPQARLVLIGGVESLALPDQQASQYWQKLQTQIADLQLQSMVHMTGYLDPGAVSECLRGADVGVLPFNHGVTLKSGSLLALMAHELPVIATRANPPDPLLEDRSLLWSIPSRDVGSLVTAMHHLMEDAERRQQLGQAGFRFSQPFTWSSIADAHQAIYQSVISDASRNAESKTLFGGGTRYSHIEDPF, encoded by the coding sequence ATGCCAGGGAACTTAAAGAACAAAGCGACTGTAGCGATAATTGCAGGAACGTATCATCCTGATCGATGTGGCGTAGCTCATTACACCTTGCATTTGAGGGAGGCTCTGGCGCAACGAGAAATCACATCTCTGGTTCTAACAACTCATGCAGCGGCTCAAACCCAGGATGCCACTGTGATAGGAGCGGTTACCCGGTGGCGACTGGCGGATCTGCCGTCCTTGGTGCAAACCGTTCACCGCACCAAAGCCGATCTCTTACACATTCAACACGCTGCTGGAACGTACGGATTCGATCGCACCATTTTTCTGCTGCCACTGGCGTTGCGATTGAGCGGATGGCGATCACCTATTGTGACGACCATTCACGAATATGGCTGGTGGGAATGGCAACCCAAGTGGCTGCCCGCACCTTGGGTTGAGACGTTGAAAACTTGGGGACAGCAACGCAGTTGGTGGGATCGGGAGGATGGCTTTTTGCTGACTCAAAGCGATGCCATCATCACAACAAATGCGGATGCTCAACAGGTCGTAACCTCCCGCTTACCACACCTGACTCACCGAGTACAGCAGATCCCTATCGGCGCGAATATTGCGATCGCCCCCATTCCCCAAACTCAAGCTCGGCAAGTTCTGCGCCAGCGATGTGGTTGGGCTGACGATACGGTTATTTTTGCGTTCTTTGGCTTTCTCCATCCGGTAAAAGGACTGGAAACGTTGCTGTCTGCCTTTCGGCAGATCGCAGCGACCCATCCCCAAGCCCGATTAGTGTTAATTGGCGGTGTGGAAAGTCTTGCTTTGCCAGATCAGCAAGCCAGTCAATATTGGCAGAAGTTGCAAACCCAAATTGCAGACTTGCAGTTGCAATCGATGGTTCACATGACGGGCTATTTAGACCCAGGCGCGGTTTCTGAATGTCTGCGAGGAGCTGATGTGGGAGTGCTACCTTTTAACCATGGTGTGACGCTAAAAAGTGGTTCCCTGTTGGCGTTGATGGCTCACGAATTGCCTGTCATTGCCACTCGTGCCAATCCGCCTGATCCGCTCCTGGAGGATCGTTCTCTGTTGTGGTCAATTCCCTCGCGTGATGTGGGCAGTTTAGTAACGGCGATGCATCACCTCATGGAGGATGCGGAGCGCAGGCAACAATTGGGGCAGGCTGGATTTCGCTTTAGTCAACCGTTTACCTGGTCGAGTATTGCTGATGCGCATCAAGCGATTTATCAATCTGTCATCTCTGACGCTTCTCGTAATGCGGAATCAAAAACGCTTTTCGGCGGTGGGACTCGGTATTCCCATATTGAAGATCCTTTCTAA
- a CDS encoding glycosyltransferase family 4 protein translates to MKRDRLPHVVIYTDAAGIGGAEISVGHLVATVSSHFQITVVGVVAEVVNAIADRRPDTVRVVLPAQGIRSWMAHLATFQKLKPDIIHCNLCTPWACAIALFTSLVLPQARVVRVDQLPLRTTDLTTWLRTRLLSLRVDAHVAVGEASACRMEDFYALGRNTVISIPNGVPDLPNGTSLSQGEQGDHKDGRMIVGSIGRLDAMKAHDVLLRAIAQVDGVRVVILGEGAERPTLERLAMELGVSDRLQLPGWVNPQTYLPRFDVVAMPSRSEGFPLAMVEAMLAAKPVIATRVGSMPEAVLDGQTGLLIEKNDVEGLAQALRRLRDNPQWRSQLGQQARELAIARFTVEAMTHQYEEVWDKVLNSPQKPRLKVPPPKD, encoded by the coding sequence ATGAAACGCGATCGCCTCCCTCATGTTGTTATTTACACGGATGCTGCCGGAATTGGCGGTGCAGAAATCAGTGTGGGACATTTGGTGGCAACTGTATCCAGCCACTTTCAAATAACAGTGGTGGGTGTTGTGGCGGAGGTTGTGAATGCGATCGCCGACCGTCGTCCGGATACTGTTCGAGTTGTCCTGCCAGCACAGGGAATTCGCTCATGGATGGCTCATCTTGCAACGTTTCAGAAACTCAAACCAGACATCATCCACTGCAATTTGTGTACACCATGGGCTTGTGCGATCGCTCTATTCACATCTCTTGTGTTGCCTCAGGCGCGTGTGGTGCGCGTGGATCAGTTGCCACTGCGAACGACTGATCTAACAACCTGGTTACGGACTCGGCTCCTGTCGTTGCGGGTAGATGCCCATGTGGCAGTGGGAGAAGCCAGTGCCTGTCGCATGGAGGATTTTTACGCATTGGGACGCAATACGGTGATCTCGATTCCGAATGGGGTTCCCGATCTTCCCAACGGCACCTCTCTGAGCCAGGGGGAACAGGGGGATCACAAAGACGGCAGGATGATCGTGGGGAGCATTGGTCGGTTAGACGCGATGAAAGCTCACGATGTTTTGCTAAGGGCGATCGCTCAAGTCGATGGGGTACGGGTCGTGATTTTGGGGGAAGGGGCAGAACGTCCGACCTTAGAGAGATTGGCAATGGAACTGGGGGTGAGCGATCGCCTGCAATTGCCCGGTTGGGTCAATCCACAAACCTATCTGCCGAGGTTTGATGTTGTAGCGATGCCTTCCCGGTCGGAGGGGTTTCCCTTGGCGATGGTAGAGGCGATGTTAGCCGCTAAACCTGTGATTGCCACTCGCGTTGGCAGTATGCCTGAAGCGGTTCTTGATGGGCAAACCGGACTCCTGATCGAGAAAAATGATGTAGAGGGATTAGCCCAAGCGTTACGACGACTACGGGATAATCCCCAGTGGCGATCGCAGTTGGGACAACAGGCACGGGAATTGGCGATCGCCCGCTTTACTGTAGAAGCCATGACTCATCAGTATGAAGAGGTATGGGATAAAGTCCTGAATTCACCACAAAAACCTCGATTAAAGGTGCCTCCTCCAAAGGATTGA
- a CDS encoding tetratricopeptide repeat protein — MTSPSPHLPPLNVFVSYSHRDETFKDELVIHLANLKRQGKIRAWQDRDIEAGTEWDAEIKQQLEAAEIILLLITPQFMASDYCYNLEMQRAIQRHQEGTARVIPIIVKPCDWENAPFSALQVLPKDALPITQWNDRDAAFLNVVQGIRRAVESLHPQPLIGAISNSTTASPVPHPSSTPVVASSATAQPFHPSISISFSTYDSQTFTGRDEETEHLSGVLQDDCRLLLIHGMTGIGKTALAERLADRFVQPPMRYVQVILDRGISSTDFTSGALAILAKLDDDTAQQRPDEQLLPHLLQTLERQPCWLQLDSLEALLCQNDRGESHFTDPTWLDFFEQFLTLDPSPVAPGSRLVLTSQSLPMDWSDRAFRLDNLWYEYPLHGLEKSQRIDLFRRHGVTPKTSAETDYLCAIADYFDGHPLILKMIAGDIQKRPFNGSVETYWRDYYHQRQTQTTLKLARSQEERARHWVRQILEQLPDLPRQMLQRASVFRRPVPERFYLALLSNTADSERDAALTVLKSRNLVEEIDFYNGELRIQQHNLIREIARTLLKADLPTWQSAERQAAHLWLTAYTPAPDAPTLETVRGYLEAFDHYCTIEDWNTAQQTAWTRLNTPTESYLCWQLGMWGYYREQVLLYTSLLKIARNTGNRQGENVLHGLGMAYSYLGQYQQAIACHQQYLVIAREIGDRPGEGAVLGNLGGAYDKLGQYQQALECHQQFLAIAREIGDRQYQSNALGGLGNTYYSMKQYEQAIDCHRQSLQIAQELGDRRGEGVAFGNLGLVYDHLGQYQQAIDFHQQCLTVMQSLDDRGGEGAARVNLGGTYLKMKRYAEALTENQTALTIVRETGDRLNEAEALKNLAELHLALGETAIARQYGEQALTLATELGIPLKEDCQKLMHQLEAIG, encoded by the coding sequence ATGACCAGTCCATCCCCTCATCTGCCTCCCTTAAATGTCTTTGTGTCCTACTCGCACAGGGATGAGACATTTAAGGATGAATTGGTGATTCACCTGGCAAACTTAAAGCGTCAGGGTAAGATTCGCGCATGGCAAGACCGCGACATTGAAGCGGGGACGGAATGGGATGCCGAGATCAAACAGCAACTCGAAGCGGCTGAGATTATTTTGCTGTTGATCACGCCCCAGTTTATGGCGTCCGATTATTGCTACAACCTGGAGATGCAACGAGCTATCCAACGCCATCAAGAGGGAACGGCTCGTGTGATCCCCATTATTGTCAAGCCCTGTGATTGGGAGAATGCCCCTTTTAGCGCACTCCAGGTTTTACCCAAAGATGCCCTCCCCATTACCCAATGGAATGATCGGGATGCCGCTTTTCTCAACGTTGTGCAGGGTATTCGTCGGGCAGTAGAGTCGCTTCATCCTCAACCGTTAATAGGCGCAATCTCTAACTCAACCACTGCTTCCCCGGTGCCCCATCCCTCCTCCACTCCGGTCGTTGCCTCCTCCGCGACTGCTCAGCCCTTCCACCCCTCTATTTCCATCTCCTTCTCCACCTACGACTCGCAGACCTTTACCGGACGTGATGAGGAAACCGAGCACCTCTCCGGAGTTCTGCAAGACGATTGTCGGTTGTTGCTCATTCACGGCATGACAGGCATTGGCAAAACTGCCCTTGCTGAACGATTGGCAGATCGGTTTGTGCAACCCCCCATGCGATACGTCCAGGTGATTCTCGATCGCGGCATATCCTCGACTGATTTCACGAGTGGCGCACTCGCCATTTTGGCAAAACTGGATGACGACACAGCGCAACAACGACCTGACGAACAACTCCTGCCTCACCTGTTGCAAACCCTGGAGCGTCAACCCTGCTGGCTACAACTCGACTCGCTGGAGGCGTTGTTGTGTCAAAATGACCGGGGTGAATCGCATTTTACGGATCCCACCTGGTTAGACTTTTTTGAGCAATTCTTGACCCTTGACCCCTCGCCAGTTGCCCCTGGTTCTCGTCTGGTGCTCACCTCTCAGAGTCTGCCGATGGATTGGAGCGATCGCGCTTTTCGCCTCGATAACCTCTGGTATGAGTACCCCCTGCATGGTCTGGAGAAATCTCAACGGATCGATTTGTTTCGTCGTCATGGGGTGACTCCAAAAACGTCAGCAGAGACAGACTACCTCTGTGCGATCGCCGACTACTTTGATGGGCATCCCCTGATCCTCAAAATGATTGCAGGTGATATTCAAAAGCGTCCCTTTAATGGCAGTGTCGAAACCTATTGGCGCGATTACTACCACCAGCGGCAGACTCAGACTACCCTCAAACTCGCTCGCAGTCAGGAAGAACGAGCACGCCATTGGGTCAGACAAATTTTGGAACAGCTTCCCGATTTGCCGCGCCAAATGTTGCAACGGGCTTCAGTTTTTCGGCGACCTGTGCCCGAACGCTTTTATTTGGCTCTGCTGTCGAACACTGCCGATTCTGAGCGGGACGCCGCGCTGACAGTCCTCAAGTCGCGCAACCTGGTAGAAGAGATTGATTTCTACAATGGGGAACTGCGGATTCAACAGCACAACCTGATTCGCGAGATTGCTCGCACTCTCCTGAAAGCCGATCTCCCAACCTGGCAATCGGCGGAACGCCAAGCTGCCCATTTGTGGCTTACTGCCTATACCCCTGCCCCCGATGCCCCCACGTTAGAGACAGTGCGCGGTTATCTGGAAGCTTTTGATCACTACTGCACGATTGAGGATTGGAACACGGCTCAACAAACCGCCTGGACTCGCTTAAATACTCCAACCGAGAGCTATTTATGCTGGCAGTTGGGCATGTGGGGCTATTACCGGGAACAGGTGTTGCTATACACGAGCCTGTTGAAAATTGCTCGAAACACAGGCAATCGCCAGGGTGAAAATGTGCTGCATGGGTTGGGGATGGCGTATAGCTATTTGGGGCAATATCAGCAGGCGATCGCCTGTCATCAGCAATATTTGGTGATTGCCCGTGAAATTGGCGATCGCCCCGGTGAAGGTGCGGTGTTAGGCAATTTGGGAGGGGCATACGATAAGTTGGGGCAATATCAGCAGGCCCTGGAGTGTCACCAGCAATTTTTGGCAATTGCGCGTGAAATTGGCGATCGCCAGTATCAGAGCAATGCTCTGGGAGGCTTGGGCAACACCTACTACAGCATGAAGCAGTATGAGCAGGCGATCGACTGCCATCGACAATCTCTCCAGATCGCGCAGGAGCTTGGTGATCGGCGGGGTGAAGGCGTAGCTTTCGGGAATTTGGGGCTTGTGTACGACCACCTGGGACAATATCAGCAGGCGATCGACTTTCACCAGCAATGCTTGACGGTCATGCAAAGCCTTGACGATCGCGGCGGTGAAGGGGCAGCACGGGTGAATCTGGGCGGTACCTATCTGAAAATGAAGCGGTATGCGGAGGCGTTGACTGAGAACCAAACGGCGTTAACGATCGTGCGTGAGACAGGCGATCGCTTAAATGAAGCTGAAGCCCTCAAGAACCTTGCAGAACTGCATCTTGCGCTTGGCGAGACAGCGATCGCCCGACAATACGGTGAGCAGGCACTAACATTGGCAACTGAGCTTGGAATTCCCCTAAAGGAAGATTGCCAGAAACTCATGCACCAGTTGGAGGCTATCGGTTAA
- a CDS encoding DoxX family protein produces the protein MKAVSQTYYRRKEILRVILAISIIIVGITHFLKPQEYAKIVPPELPHPVGLVYISGFFEILGGIGLLIPFVSVAAAWGLIALFIAVFPANINQALNSIPIEGIPHHPVLYWLRLPFQAVFISWAWWYTRKPEQQPGASDVIAGVEAQINR, from the coding sequence ATGAAAGCAGTCAGTCAAACGTATTATCGTCGTAAAGAAATTCTGCGAGTGATCCTCGCGATCTCTATTATTATCGTTGGCATTACACACTTCCTCAAGCCACAGGAATATGCCAAAATTGTGCCACCGGAGTTGCCACATCCAGTCGGTTTAGTTTACATCAGCGGCTTCTTTGAAATCCTGGGTGGCATTGGGTTGCTCATTCCATTTGTTAGCGTTGCCGCTGCCTGGGGATTGATTGCGTTATTTATTGCCGTCTTTCCAGCTAACATCAATCAGGCACTCAACAGCATTCCAATCGAAGGCATTCCTCATCATCCAGTGTTGTATTGGTTGCGGTTGCCGTTTCAGGCAGTTTTTATCTCCTGGGCATGGTGGTACACTCGCAAACCCGAACAACAACCCGGAGCATCGGATGTGATCGCGGGAGTCGAGGCACAAATTAACCGATAG
- the uvsE gene encoding UV DNA damage repair endonuclease UvsE, with protein sequence MNESHFKQPELGLVCITASDQVRFKTMTRKRLLQLAPNEQTDALRDLYAQNMKRLDAAITFCEREGVHLYRLISGLFPFADDPIGADVLTEFSEGLAIVGAHAIASGIRLVLHPDQFVVLNSDRPDVIENSIKILTAHARTFDLLGQPQSPWALMNIHGGKGDRAERLVSVIRDLPDTIRLRLTLENDEYAYGANQIAEVCQAAGIPMVFDAHHHAINQHLETYEDPSVAEMLEVAKTTWQNPDWQLVHISNGCESFTDPKHSDYITLMPSSYRYVPWIEIEAKQKERAIAKLREDWLTLGFPSHTTELQPV encoded by the coding sequence ATGAATGAATCTCACTTCAAACAACCAGAATTAGGATTGGTTTGCATTACGGCATCCGATCAAGTTCGGTTTAAGACGATGACGCGCAAACGCCTATTGCAGCTTGCGCCGAACGAGCAGACAGATGCACTGCGAGATTTGTATGCTCAAAATATGAAGCGATTGGATGCAGCAATTACCTTTTGTGAGCGTGAGGGGGTTCACCTGTACCGCCTGATCTCTGGACTGTTTCCCTTTGCCGATGATCCAATCGGTGCAGATGTTTTAACGGAATTTTCTGAAGGACTGGCGATTGTGGGGGCACATGCGATCGCCTCTGGTATTCGTCTGGTGTTGCATCCCGACCAGTTTGTGGTGCTCAACTCCGATCGCCCCGATGTGATTGAAAACAGTATCAAGATTCTAACTGCCCATGCGCGGACGTTTGACCTGTTGGGACAACCACAATCGCCCTGGGCACTGATGAACATCCATGGGGGGAAGGGCGATCGCGCTGAACGCTTGGTCAGCGTTATTCGAGATTTGCCCGACACGATTCGTCTGCGGCTCACTCTGGAGAATGACGAGTATGCCTATGGAGCTAACCAAATTGCAGAAGTCTGTCAGGCAGCAGGTATTCCAATGGTGTTTGATGCACACCACCACGCCATCAATCAGCACCTGGAAACCTATGAAGACCCCAGTGTGGCAGAGATGCTGGAGGTTGCTAAAACAACATGGCAGAACCCAGACTGGCAGTTAGTCCACATTTCTAACGGATGCGAATCCTTCACCGATCCGAAACACAGCGATTACATTACGCTGATGCCCAGTTCCTACCGCTATGTGCCGTGGATTGAGATTGAGGCAAAACAAAAAGAACGGGCGATCGCCAAGCTACGCGAGGATTGGTTAACACTAGGCTTTCCATCCCACACGACAGAACTACAACCTGTCTGA